In Thermococcus thioreducens, a genomic segment contains:
- a CDS encoding peroxiredoxin: MNPLEVRVVDENGKEISLGDAVLGKWTVLYVYPKDNTPGCTTEAKEFTELLPEFEKLGFQVIGVSKDSVKSHIKFKERHGLRIRLLSDPGAELIKALGAWGKKKRYGKEYEGVIRSTFIFNPNGEIVWKKINVRARGHAAKVLEEAKRLAEES, from the coding sequence ATGAACCCGCTTGAGGTCAGGGTGGTTGATGAGAACGGGAAAGAGATAAGCCTCGGGGATGCAGTCCTCGGGAAGTGGACCGTGCTCTACGTCTATCCTAAGGACAACACGCCAGGATGCACAACAGAAGCGAAAGAGTTTACTGAGCTCCTCCCAGAGTTTGAAAAGCTGGGCTTCCAGGTTATCGGCGTTTCAAAGGACTCCGTAAAGAGCCACATAAAATTCAAAGAGAGGCACGGTCTAAGAATCCGGCTTCTCAGCGACCCGGGGGCAGAACTCATAAAAGCCCTTGGAGCATGGGGCAAGAAAAAGCGCTACGGGAAAGAGTATGAGGGGGTCATTAGGAGCACCTTCATCTTCAACCCGAACGGTGAAATCGTCTGGAAGAAGATCAACGTTCGCGCCAGAGGCCACGCGGCGAAGGTTCTGGAAGAAGCCAAAAGACTTGCGGAAGAATCCTAG
- a CDS encoding prenyltransferase/squalene oxidase repeat-containing protein, with amino-acid sequence MGSKLYEIGRFVNADLLIRYIEERRHEDGGYCFVSVLDDTNVNDTYYAVKIYDLLGMEVPEKEKTIKFLEKAIQPQTAVVAIAMAMEGLAILGAKDIAMEHLNIVFTKYNPLEGRFAVGLGGSEEFGTATPLEATYWVVKAFKAIGYDFSPDEKEAIRTFVMKFRNGNGYGVKGPTTTMTYQALYTLHALGYRPPKSPHFKNCELCGEWGGFTEVPYSLPPYLEPTFYASRGLELQGEAPTCPSRHIWFIRQLQNSNGGFRRSLELGISNFQNTYRALAVLDFMKRFI; translated from the coding sequence ATGGGCTCGAAGCTTTATGAAATTGGAAGGTTCGTTAACGCTGATTTGCTCATCAGGTATATAGAGGAGAGACGCCACGAGGACGGCGGTTACTGCTTTGTCAGCGTTCTCGACGACACCAACGTCAACGACACGTACTACGCGGTCAAGATTTACGATCTCCTTGGTATGGAGGTTCCTGAAAAAGAAAAGACGATCAAGTTCCTTGAAAAGGCAATACAGCCCCAGACGGCGGTCGTTGCGATAGCGATGGCAATGGAGGGTCTGGCAATACTGGGAGCAAAAGACATCGCGATGGAGCACCTTAACATCGTTTTCACCAAGTACAACCCCCTTGAGGGCAGGTTCGCCGTTGGTCTCGGTGGAAGCGAGGAGTTTGGAACGGCGACGCCGCTGGAGGCAACTTACTGGGTCGTTAAGGCGTTCAAGGCTATAGGCTATGATTTCAGCCCCGACGAGAAGGAAGCCATAAGAACCTTCGTCATGAAGTTCAGGAACGGAAACGGTTACGGCGTTAAGGGGCCAACTACGACGATGACGTATCAGGCGCTCTATACTCTCCACGCCCTCGGCTACAGGCCACCTAAAAGCCCCCACTTCAAGAACTGCGAACTCTGCGGCGAGTGGGGCGGCTTTACGGAGGTTCCATACAGCCTTCCCCCCTACCTTGAGCCCACGTTCTACGCTTCCAGAGGGCTTGAACTGCAGGGTGAGGCACCTACCTGCCCCAGTAGGCACATCTGGTTCATCCGCCAGCTTCAGAACTCCAACGGCGGCTTCAGACGTTCGCTGGAGCTGGGCATCTCGAACTTCCAGAACACATACCGGGCGCTGGCTGTGCTGGACTTCATGAAGAGGTTCATCTGA
- a CDS encoding TIGR04140 family protein, producing MRRELITAIPPGELREILGKSKAGVSISVEEAEPFHGMPRYRLTIEGTEEEIERFMETLRLARAGG from the coding sequence ATGAGAAGGGAACTCATAACCGCCATCCCTCCGGGGGAGCTGAGAGAGATACTTGGAAAGTCCAAGGCAGGGGTTTCTATCAGCGTGGAGGAGGCAGAGCCGTTTCACGGCATGCCCCGGTACAGGCTCACCATCGAGGGGACCGAGGAGGAAATCGAGAGGTTTATGGAGACGCTTAGACTGGCGAGAGCTGGAGGTTAA
- a CDS encoding Piwi domain-containing protein has translation MLMKVLTNMVKLNQDIIPNEIYLYKIFNKPEDGMNIYKIAYRNHGIVIDPQNRIIATPSELEYSGKFAIEDEISFNELPENYQNRLVLRILRDNGISDHALSRTLQKYRKPKPFGDFEVIPEIRSSVIKHGGDFYLVLHLSHQIRSKKTLWELVGRNKDALRDFLKEHRGTILLRDIASEHKVVYKPIFKRYNGDPDLIEDNSNDVEHWYDYHLERYWNTPELKKEFYKKFGPVDLNQPIILAKPLRQHNRGDLVHLLPQFVVPVYNAEQLNDILASEILEYLKLTSNQRISLLSRLINDIKTNTNIIVSSLTELEANTFDVDLNDMLQVRNADNVKVTLSELEISKTRLFTWMKSRKYPVILPYDIPQKLKKIEKIPVFIIVDSALSRDIQTFAKDEFRYLISSLQKSLSNWVDFPILDIRDKYIFTIDLTSDKDIVNLSIKLVNLMKNAELGLALIATRTKLPNETFDEVKKRLFSVNIISQVVNEATLYKRDKYNESRLNLYVQHNLLFQILSKLGIKYYVLRHKFSYDYIVGIDVTPMKLSHGYIGGSAVMFDSQGYIRKIIPVEIGEQMGESIDMKEFFKDMVVQFGKFGIDLEGKSILILRDGKITKDEEEGLAYISKVFGIKITTFNIVKRHLLRIFANRKLYLRLANSVYLLPHRIKQSVGTPVPLKLSEKRLILDGTITSQEITYNDIFEILLLSELNYGSISADMKLPAPVHYAHKFVRALRKGWRIREELLAEGFLYFV, from the coding sequence ATGCTAATGAAAGTACTGACGAATATGGTAAAACTAAACCAAGATATAATCCCAAATGAAATTTATCTCTACAAGATTTTTAATAAGCCTGAAGATGGGATGAACATATACAAGATTGCATATAGAAATCATGGGATAGTCATAGATCCTCAAAACAGGATTATTGCAACTCCAAGCGAGCTGGAATACTCAGGTAAATTTGCAATAGAGGACGAAATATCATTCAATGAACTCCCTGAAAACTATCAGAATAGGCTTGTTCTTAGAATCCTGCGGGATAATGGAATTTCAGATCACGCCCTATCCCGGACACTACAAAAATATAGAAAGCCGAAACCCTTTGGAGATTTTGAGGTTATCCCTGAGATACGATCGTCAGTAATTAAGCATGGCGGTGATTTTTACCTTGTATTGCACTTATCCCACCAAATCCGTAGCAAGAAGACATTATGGGAGCTGGTAGGGCGAAACAAAGATGCCCTAAGAGACTTCTTGAAAGAACACCGAGGAACTATACTATTAAGAGATATTGCCTCAGAACATAAGGTTGTCTACAAACCCATCTTTAAAAGATATAATGGTGATCCAGATCTTATTGAAGATAATTCTAATGATGTGGAACACTGGTATGACTATCACCTTGAAAGATACTGGAACACTCCTGAATTAAAAAAAGAATTTTATAAGAAATTTGGACCTGTTGATTTAAATCAACCGATAATTTTAGCTAAACCTCTGAGACAACATAATAGGGGAGATTTGGTACATCTTTTGCCCCAGTTTGTTGTTCCAGTATACAATGCAGAGCAATTGAACGACATTCTTGCATCAGAGATCCTAGAATACCTAAAACTTACCTCCAATCAAAGAATATCTCTTCTTTCGAGACTAATCAATGACATCAAAACAAATACAAATATTATAGTATCATCCTTAACTGAACTCGAGGCCAATACATTCGATGTGGATTTAAATGACATGTTACAGGTTAGGAATGCCGACAACGTTAAAGTCACACTATCTGAATTGGAAATATCAAAAACAAGACTGTTCACGTGGATGAAGAGTAGAAAATATCCGGTTATACTGCCATATGACATCCCGCAGAAGCTTAAAAAAATCGAAAAAATACCCGTATTTATAATTGTTGATTCTGCTCTTTCACGAGATATTCAAACCTTTGCTAAAGATGAGTTTAGGTACTTAATAAGTAGTCTCCAGAAAAGTCTTTCAAACTGGGTAGACTTCCCAATTTTAGATATTAGAGACAAGTATATCTTCACAATAGATCTAACCTCAGATAAGGATATTGTAAATTTGAGTATCAAGCTAGTAAATCTAATGAAAAATGCAGAATTGGGACTAGCACTTATAGCAACTCGGACAAAGCTCCCAAATGAAACATTTGATGAAGTTAAGAAAAGACTGTTTTCAGTTAATATTATTTCACAAGTAGTTAACGAAGCAACGTTGTACAAAAGAGATAAGTACAATGAGTCTAGACTTAATTTGTATGTTCAACATAATCTACTGTTCCAAATATTGTCAAAACTGGGTATTAAATATTATGTTCTTAGGCATAAGTTTAGCTATGATTATATTGTTGGAATCGACGTTACCCCTATGAAACTTTCTCACGGGTATATAGGGGGTAGTGCTGTGATGTTTGATTCTCAGGGATATATTAGGAAAATAATCCCTGTTGAGATCGGAGAGCAGATGGGTGAATCTATAGACATGAAAGAATTTTTTAAAGATATGGTCGTACAATTTGGAAAATTTGGAATTGACTTGGAAGGAAAGAGCATTCTAATACTACGCGATGGAAAGATAACAAAAGATGAGGAGGAAGGGCTAGCATATATCTCAAAGGTATTTGGGATCAAGATAACAACATTTAATATAGTCAAACGTCATCTGCTAAGAATTTTCGCTAATCGGAAGTTATATCTGAGATTAGCAAATTCTGTTTATCTTTTACCCCATCGTATTAAGCAGTCTGTGGGAACTCCTGTTCCATTAAAGCTCAGCGAAAAGAGGCTTATCCTAGACGGAACAATAACCTCTCAAGAGATAACATATAATGATATTTTTGAAATATTGTTATTGAGTGAATTAAACTACGGAAGTATCTCTGCGGACATGAAATTGCCTGCCCCGGTACATTATGCACATAAATTTGTTAGAGCACTCCGTAAAGGATGGAGAATAAGGGAAGAACTTTTGGCGGAGGGATTTTTATATTTTGTATAA
- a CDS encoding radical SAM protein — MWLGRISRWGSEGARRALSRYFSILEGMEEPVFSITKRVEVRFKDGLSFDELWNLHAEGMDKLRENDLSEKPEKNLLELKALIASRILESCTLCEIKCRVNRREGIGYCRVRESLIASDFLHYGEEPELVPSYTVFFSGCNFRCVFCQNWDISQHRVGVEHVPEFMALKIEEAFRRGAKNVNFVGGEPTPHLPFILETLRHVRVPIPVIWNSNMYMSEEAMRLLDGIVDVYLADFKWGNDRCALRYSKVPRYWEVVTRDFLLAAGHFGAEFLVRHLVMPDHLDCCTRPVLEWIAENLGKDVRVNVMFQYRPEYRADEYPEISRGLSVEERQKAAQIVGELGFRNALVS; from the coding sequence ATGTGGCTCGGCCGGATTTCCAGATGGGGGAGTGAGGGAGCAAGAAGAGCGCTGTCGCGCTACTTCTCGATCCTTGAGGGGATGGAGGAGCCTGTCTTTTCCATCACAAAGCGGGTAGAGGTCAGATTCAAAGACGGTCTCTCCTTTGATGAACTATGGAACCTCCATGCCGAGGGGATGGATAAGTTAAGGGAAAATGACCTGAGTGAGAAACCGGAGAAAAACCTCCTTGAGCTCAAGGCACTGATTGCCAGCAGGATTCTGGAGTCCTGCACGCTGTGCGAGATAAAATGCCGCGTGAACAGGAGGGAGGGCATCGGCTACTGTCGCGTGAGGGAGAGCCTTATCGCCAGCGACTTCCTGCACTACGGCGAGGAACCTGAGCTGGTACCCTCTTATACCGTCTTCTTCTCCGGCTGCAACTTCCGCTGTGTCTTCTGTCAGAACTGGGACATCAGCCAGCACCGCGTTGGGGTTGAGCACGTTCCCGAGTTCATGGCGCTGAAAATCGAGGAGGCCTTCAGGAGGGGAGCCAAGAACGTTAACTTCGTTGGCGGCGAGCCGACGCCCCACCTGCCATTCATTCTGGAAACCCTGAGGCACGTCAGAGTCCCTATTCCCGTCATCTGGAACTCCAACATGTACATGAGCGAAGAAGCCATGAGGCTCCTTGACGGCATCGTTGACGTTTACTTGGCCGACTTCAAGTGGGGAAACGATAGGTGTGCCTTGAGGTATTCTAAGGTTCCCCGCTACTGGGAGGTCGTGACGAGAGACTTCCTCCTTGCTGCGGGGCACTTCGGAGCGGAGTTTCTCGTAAGGCATTTGGTGATGCCTGACCACCTCGACTGCTGCACGCGGCCGGTGCTGGAGTGGATAGCCGAAAATCTCGGAAAGGACGTCAGGGTAAACGTTATGTTCCAGTACAGGCCGGAGTATCGGGCAGATGAATATCCCGAAATTAGCAGGGGATTGAGTGTAGAGGAGAGACAAAAAGCGGCCCAAATCGTTGGAGAACTCGGTTTTAGAAACGCTCTGGTGTCATGA
- a CDS encoding DUF190 domain-containing protein — translation MVEVEHWNTLRLRIYIGENDRFDGKPLYKAIVERLREMGIAGATVYRGIYGFGKKSKVHSADVMRLSTDLPIVVEVVDRGYKIERAINEIKPMIRDGMITVEPTIVVWVGTKEEVSRFEEDAVREL, via the coding sequence GTGGTTGAGGTCGAGCACTGGAACACGCTTCGCCTTCGCATTTACATAGGCGAGAACGACCGCTTTGATGGAAAGCCCCTCTACAAGGCGATAGTCGAGAGGCTCCGGGAGATGGGAATCGCCGGTGCAACCGTTTACCGGGGCATTTACGGGTTCGGCAAGAAGAGCAAGGTTCACTCGGCAGACGTTATGAGGCTTTCAACGGACCTGCCCATAGTGGTGGAGGTGGTTGACAGGGGATACAAGATTGAGAGGGCCATAAACGAGATAAAGCCCATGATAAGGGACGGCATGATAACAGTCGAGCCGACCATAGTCGTATGGGTGGGCACGAAGGAAGAGGTTAGTAGGTTCGAGGAGGACGCCGTGAGGGAGCTTTGA
- a CDS encoding single- stranded DNA-binding family protein, which translates to MRLSTGFVRASGYAYKVRRVLFALTRKKVDPREVIRAAGELNQKIFEKLQELGVEKSDVIRITVPFRIEEGTIKWDYGGLSIEVYRKSEEEKLAMAMEEIEERERALEERIKELEELALQLRETSEKILEKLEELKQEHTSLKLRAEE; encoded by the coding sequence ATGAGGCTGAGTACGGGATTCGTTCGTGCCTCTGGCTACGCCTACAAAGTGAGGCGCGTCCTCTTCGCACTGACGCGAAAGAAAGTCGACCCGAGAGAGGTCATCAGAGCGGCGGGAGAGCTGAACCAGAAAATCTTCGAGAAGCTCCAGGAGCTTGGAGTTGAGAAGAGCGACGTCATCAGGATAACCGTGCCCTTCAGGATCGAGGAGGGGACGATCAAATGGGACTACGGGGGACTGAGCATCGAAGTCTACAGAAAGAGCGAGGAGGAGAAGCTTGCAATGGCAATGGAGGAAATCGAGGAGCGCGAGAGGGCGCTGGAAGAGCGGATAAAGGAGCTCGAAGAGCTGGCACTGCAGCTCAGGGAGACCAGTGAAAAAATACTGGAGAAGCTGGAGGAGCTCAAGCAGGAGCACACCTCGCTGAAGCTTAGGGCGGAGGAGTGA
- the crcB gene encoding fluoride efflux transporter CrcB has protein sequence MNPRIVLAIALGGALGALARFYISGILPVYRDFPVGTLLVNSIASLILGYLYGLLFWGIGISAEWRLFFGTGFCGALSTFSTFSYETFSLLREREYSLALLNISANVIITIGLIFLGFVLARR, from the coding sequence ATGAACCCCAGGATAGTACTGGCAATCGCACTCGGCGGGGCCCTAGGCGCGCTGGCGAGGTTCTACATCTCAGGCATACTCCCGGTTTACAGGGACTTTCCGGTTGGGACGCTCCTCGTGAACAGCATAGCCAGCCTGATCCTGGGCTATCTGTACGGCCTGCTCTTCTGGGGCATAGGAATTTCAGCCGAATGGAGGCTCTTCTTCGGAACGGGCTTCTGCGGGGCACTGAGCACGTTCTCAACCTTCTCCTACGAGACCTTCTCGCTCCTGCGCGAGAGGGAGTATTCCCTGGCCCTTCTGAACATCTCGGCAAACGTTATAATCACAATAGGCCTAATATTCCTCGGGTTCGTCCTTGCAAGGAGGTGA
- a CDS encoding zinc metalloprotease, with the protein MEFIAFTYVGNFMEREVIDEVVFTVFDEANRFFRENDISLRFLYIGKLKLEPGYLISLNTPEGKMRVYPLEALVDVLHARLLHEIEERPDIRMDKIFALTTFPLVSRNPYFDFYERFLGIHETRLGLRIMVLSMKPFEPPELGELLKAASGSETPDEEIKRRVRGGLSLFKDRVLKGVLHEVGHGFGLEHCSNDCVMNSPSTMEEWDSRMLGYCDSCFINLKRAVEWSEFNLGHGEPK; encoded by the coding sequence ATGGAGTTCATAGCCTTCACCTACGTGGGCAACTTTATGGAGAGGGAGGTAATAGACGAGGTTGTTTTCACGGTCTTTGACGAGGCCAACCGCTTCTTTCGTGAGAACGATATATCCCTGAGGTTCCTGTACATCGGAAAGCTGAAGCTCGAGCCGGGCTATCTGATAAGCCTCAACACCCCCGAGGGCAAAATGCGAGTTTACCCCTTAGAGGCCCTAGTTGATGTCCTCCACGCCAGGCTCCTCCACGAGATAGAGGAGAGACCTGACATAAGGATGGACAAGATATTCGCCCTCACGACCTTCCCTCTCGTGTCCAGAAACCCCTACTTCGACTTCTACGAGCGCTTTTTGGGCATCCACGAGACAAGGCTTGGATTGAGGATAATGGTGCTCTCCATGAAGCCCTTTGAGCCCCCGGAACTCGGGGAACTGCTGAAGGCCGCTTCTGGCTCGGAAACTCCCGATGAGGAGATTAAACGACGTGTGAGGGGAGGGCTTTCCCTCTTCAAGGACCGCGTCCTTAAGGGAGTCCTCCACGAAGTTGGTCACGGCTTCGGTCTTGAGCACTGCTCCAACGACTGCGTCATGAACTCCCCATCCACGATGGAAGAATGGGATTCCCGGATGCTCGGCTACTGCGACTCCTGCTTCATAAACCTCAAGCGAGCGGTCGAGTGGTCGGAGTTCAACCTTGGCCACGGCGAGCCCAAATGA
- the coaBC gene encoding bifunctional phosphopantothenoylcysteine decarboxylase/phosphopantothenate--cysteine ligase CoaBC, translating to MLHHVKLIHATKSRKLVGKKIVLAIPGSIAAVECVKLARELIRHGAEVHAVMSESATKIIHPYAMEFATGNPVVTEITGFIEHVELAGDHENKADLILVCPATANTIGKIACGIDDTPVTTVVTTAFAHTPIMIAPAMHSSMYEHPIVVQNIEKLKELGVEFIGPKFEEGKAKVASIDEIVYRVIKKLHRKDLAGKRVLVTAGATREYIDPIRYITNASSGKMGVAIAEEADLRGAEVTLIRTKGSVPSFVENQVEVETVEEMLEAIERELKAKKYDVVVLAAAVSDFRVKEKASVKIKSGKTLTIELEPTPKIIDRVKKLQPDVFLVGFKAETGLSEEELIEAARGQIKRAGSDLVVANTLKAFGSEENEVILVGRDFVKKLPRMSKRELAERLLNEVVSVIG from the coding sequence ATGCTCCACCACGTTAAGCTTATCCACGCCACCAAAAGCCGGAAACTCGTTGGAAAGAAGATTGTCCTGGCCATTCCCGGCAGTATAGCCGCCGTTGAATGCGTTAAGCTCGCAAGGGAGCTTATCCGCCACGGGGCGGAGGTCCACGCAGTGATGAGCGAGAGCGCCACCAAGATAATCCATCCCTACGCGATGGAGTTCGCCACCGGAAATCCAGTCGTAACTGAAATCACCGGCTTCATAGAGCACGTCGAGCTCGCCGGAGACCACGAAAACAAAGCCGACCTGATCCTCGTCTGTCCCGCTACGGCGAACACGATAGGGAAAATTGCCTGCGGAATTGATGACACACCAGTTACAACCGTTGTGACGACGGCCTTCGCACACACACCAATAATGATCGCCCCGGCAATGCACTCCAGCATGTATGAGCATCCGATTGTCGTCCAGAACATCGAGAAGCTCAAGGAGCTCGGCGTCGAGTTCATAGGGCCGAAGTTTGAGGAGGGCAAGGCAAAGGTGGCTTCGATTGACGAGATCGTCTACCGCGTGATAAAGAAGCTCCACCGGAAAGACCTAGCCGGAAAGAGAGTTCTGGTAACCGCTGGGGCGACAAGGGAGTACATAGACCCGATACGCTACATAACCAACGCGAGCAGCGGGAAGATGGGCGTCGCCATAGCTGAGGAGGCCGATTTGAGGGGAGCTGAGGTCACTCTGATAAGGACGAAGGGCAGCGTGCCGAGCTTCGTCGAGAACCAGGTTGAGGTCGAGACTGTTGAGGAGATGCTTGAAGCAATAGAGCGCGAGCTGAAGGCAAAGAAGTACGACGTAGTTGTCTTAGCCGCCGCCGTAAGCGATTTCCGTGTTAAGGAGAAGGCCAGCGTGAAGATAAAGAGCGGAAAAACTCTAACCATTGAGCTTGAACCAACGCCGAAGATAATAGACAGGGTAAAGAAACTTCAGCCAGACGTTTTTCTCGTCGGCTTCAAGGCCGAGACGGGGTTGAGCGAGGAGGAGCTCATCGAAGCCGCGAGAGGACAGATCAAACGGGCAGGGAGCGACCTCGTTGTGGCCAACACGCTTAAGGCCTTTGGCAGCGAGGAAAACGAAGTCATCCTCGTGGGCAGGGACTTCGTCAAAAAACTTCCCAGAATGAGCAAACGGGAGCTTGCTGAGAGGCTCCTCAATGAGGTAGTTTCGGTGATCGGGTGA
- the pyk gene encoding pyruvate kinase: MRLPSHKTKIIATIGPASLKERTIEAMIKAGMSVARINFAHGDEEQHAKTIELIRKASSRLNRPVAILGDLPGVKIRVGEIAGGSVVLRRWQTITLTTRDVVGNEAVIPIQFKDFPKLVSKGDVIYLSDGFIALRVEKVEGQDVTCKVLVGGTLFSHKGINIPNARMAIDAITERDLGLIEFAIEHGVDAVGISFVGSAYDVLKVRRFIEERNASMFIISKIERPDAVRNFDEILNASDGIMIARGDLGVEMPIEKLPILQKRLIHKANCAGKPVITATQMLESMTEEKLPTRAEVTDVANAILDGTDAVMLSEETAVGKYPVDTVKMMAKIAKTTEAYRESQWTSMMAEMKPGERSGRARRRTIKDAIARSIMEALNSIDVKYILTPTRTGQTARLISRFKPRQWILAFVTDEKVANNLMFSYGVYPFVVSETSEDEILRVIKGLGLVRENDTVLLTKGTPIGKTVGTNTIRIFSV, encoded by the coding sequence ATGAGGCTGCCTTCCCACAAGACAAAGATAATAGCCACGATAGGGCCCGCTTCACTTAAGGAGAGGACGATTGAGGCCATGATAAAGGCGGGGATGAGTGTCGCCAGGATAAACTTCGCCCATGGTGATGAAGAACAACATGCAAAGACCATAGAACTGATAAGAAAGGCATCCAGCCGGCTGAACAGGCCGGTTGCAATCCTGGGCGACCTGCCGGGCGTCAAAATCAGGGTAGGGGAGATAGCGGGTGGTTCAGTTGTTCTGAGAAGATGGCAGACCATAACGCTGACCACGAGGGACGTGGTTGGAAATGAGGCTGTGATCCCAATACAGTTCAAAGACTTCCCAAAGCTGGTATCGAAGGGAGACGTTATCTACCTGAGCGACGGGTTTATAGCACTCCGCGTTGAGAAAGTTGAAGGGCAGGACGTAACGTGCAAAGTTCTGGTTGGTGGAACCCTCTTCTCCCATAAGGGCATTAACATACCAAATGCGAGGATGGCGATAGACGCGATCACAGAGAGGGACCTAGGGCTGATAGAGTTCGCCATAGAGCACGGTGTCGACGCAGTTGGGATAAGCTTCGTCGGCTCGGCCTACGATGTGTTAAAGGTCAGGCGTTTTATAGAGGAAAGAAACGCCAGCATGTTCATTATATCCAAAATCGAGAGGCCTGACGCCGTCAGGAACTTTGACGAGATCCTGAACGCTTCTGACGGCATTATGATTGCCAGGGGCGACCTCGGTGTTGAGATGCCGATAGAAAAACTTCCGATACTCCAGAAGAGGCTCATTCACAAAGCTAACTGTGCCGGCAAACCTGTGATAACCGCAACCCAGATGCTTGAGAGCATGACCGAAGAGAAACTGCCAACGAGGGCGGAGGTCACAGACGTCGCCAACGCCATACTGGACGGAACCGATGCGGTCATGCTCTCAGAGGAGACCGCCGTTGGCAAGTACCCCGTGGATACCGTGAAAATGATGGCAAAGATAGCCAAGACAACGGAGGCTTACCGGGAGTCCCAGTGGACGTCGATGATGGCCGAGATGAAGCCGGGGGAGAGGTCTGGCCGTGCCCGGAGAAGGACGATAAAGGACGCCATTGCAAGGAGCATAATGGAAGCCCTGAATTCAATAGACGTCAAGTACATACTCACCCCAACGAGAACCGGCCAAACGGCGAGGCTGATATCGAGGTTTAAACCCAGGCAGTGGATTCTGGCGTTTGTAACTGACGAAAAGGTGGCAAATAATCTGATGTTTTCCTATGGAGTCTATCCATTCGTCGTGAGCGAAACCAGCGAGGATGAGATACTTAGGGTCATAAAAGGCCTCGGGCTTGTAAGGGAGAACGACACCGTACTGCTGACGAAGGGGACACCCATAGGCAAAACTGTAGGGACGAACACGATTAGAATCTTTTCGGTTTGA
- a CDS encoding DUF6062 family protein produces the protein MDLIGMYLRDALGEGCPVCRILRKYEESEIDTILYEHVNNPDVREKFKESLGLCTYHAWKTLRKAYSEPLLGPLGVAIIYEHMLGTYIEHLERGTFPEEGECFLCRLMEEKEKGTIDAFAERIEELLPEYERSESVLCRRHYVMLLQILRRENSTAAERLERIQMKKLRVLRERLGSFIDKFDYRARERPTKEEISALPLTIEALKGIETGIAMKHCEERKRRRFPWR, from the coding sequence ATGGACCTGATCGGCATGTATCTGAGGGACGCCCTCGGGGAGGGCTGTCCCGTCTGCAGAATACTCCGCAAATACGAGGAGTCGGAGATAGACACCATCCTGTATGAGCACGTGAACAACCCGGACGTGAGGGAGAAGTTCAAAGAAAGCCTGGGCCTCTGCACCTACCACGCATGGAAAACCCTCAGAAAGGCATATTCGGAGCCCCTGCTGGGGCCACTGGGCGTGGCCATAATCTATGAACACATGCTTGGGACGTACATAGAACACCTTGAGAGGGGCACGTTTCCGGAGGAAGGGGAATGCTTCCTCTGCAGGCTGATGGAGGAGAAGGAGAAAGGCACGATAGACGCGTTCGCGGAAAGGATTGAAGAGCTCCTGCCCGAATACGAGCGCTCCGAATCGGTGCTCTGCCGGAGACACTACGTAATGCTCCTCCAAATCCTCCGACGGGAGAACTCCACCGCGGCGGAAAGGCTGGAAAGGATTCAGATGAAAAAGCTGAGGGTTCTCAGGGAAAGGCTCGGCTCATTTATTGACAAGTTTGACTACAGGGCCAGGGAGCGACCAACGAAGGAGGAGATATCGGCACTTCCCCTGACGATAGAAGCATTGAAGGGAATCGAAACGGGAATCGCCATGAAACACTGCGAGGAGCGAAAGAGGAGGAGGTTCCCTTGGAGATAG